The Streptomyces sp. CC0208 genome window below encodes:
- a CDS encoding RNA polymerase sigma factor, producing the protein MPESSERGRSVPNGSQTPAVPLIAYGTDSGEAADSAPEVPLPPSLAAIILEVAPVQTQTLAQTENSTGDTTEQDAEPDALVAVPPQNRVAHHPEAEPDAPPAETLENVETEPVEPPEPRSRVDTGGPSSDLFRQYLREIGRIPLLTAVEEVELARRVEAGLFAEEKLSSTPDLDSQLALDLDRLVVLGRMAKRRLIEANLRLVVSVAKRYVGRGLTMLDLVQEGNLGLIRAVEKFDYARGYKFSTYATWWIRQAMSRALADQARTIRVPVHVVELINRVVRVQRRMLQERGYEPTPEEVAAHLDLAPERVSEVLRLAQEPVSLHAPVGEEDDVALGDLIEDGDAASPVESAAFLLLREHLEAVLSTLGERERKVVQLRYGLADGRARTLEEIGRIFGVTRERIRQIESKTLNKLRDHAFADQLRGYLD; encoded by the coding sequence GTGCCTGAGTCCTCGGAGCGCGGCCGATCCGTCCCCAACGGGTCCCAGACCCCCGCGGTTCCGCTCATCGCGTACGGGACGGACAGCGGCGAGGCCGCCGACTCCGCCCCCGAAGTACCGCTGCCGCCCTCCTTGGCAGCGATCATCCTGGAGGTCGCCCCCGTGCAGACCCAGACCCTCGCACAGACCGAGAACAGTACCGGCGACACGACAGAGCAGGACGCCGAGCCCGACGCCCTCGTCGCGGTGCCCCCGCAGAACCGTGTCGCGCACCACCCCGAGGCGGAGCCGGACGCCCCGCCCGCGGAAACCCTCGAGAACGTGGAGACCGAGCCGGTCGAACCGCCCGAGCCCCGCAGCCGCGTCGACACCGGCGGCCCGTCCTCGGACCTGTTCCGCCAGTACCTGCGGGAGATCGGCCGCATCCCGCTGCTCACCGCGGTCGAGGAGGTCGAACTCGCCCGCCGGGTCGAGGCCGGCCTGTTCGCCGAGGAGAAACTGAGCAGCACCCCCGACCTGGACAGCCAGTTGGCGCTCGACCTGGACCGCCTGGTCGTCCTGGGCCGGATGGCCAAGCGCCGCCTCATCGAGGCGAACCTGCGGCTCGTCGTGTCCGTCGCGAAACGGTACGTCGGCCGCGGCCTGACCATGCTCGACCTGGTGCAGGAAGGCAACCTGGGCCTGATCCGGGCGGTCGAGAAGTTCGACTACGCCCGCGGTTACAAGTTCTCCACCTACGCCACCTGGTGGATCCGCCAGGCCATGTCCCGGGCCCTCGCCGACCAGGCCCGGACGATCCGGGTCCCGGTCCACGTCGTCGAGTTGATCAACCGGGTGGTCCGGGTCCAGCGTCGCATGCTCCAGGAACGCGGCTACGAACCGACCCCGGAAGAGGTCGCGGCCCACCTCGACCTCGCCCCGGAGCGCGTCAGCGAGGTCCTGCGGCTGGCCCAGGAACCGGTGTCCCTGCACGCCCCGGTGGGCGAGGAGGACGACGTCGCCCTCGGCGACCTCATCGAGGACGGCGACGCGGCGAGCCCGGTCGAGTCGGCGGCGTTCCTGTTGCTCAGGGAGCACCTGGAAGCCGTGCTGTCGACGTTGGGCGAGCGTGAGCGCAAGGTCGTGCAGCTGCGGTACGGGCTCGCCGACGGCCGGGCGCGCACGCTGGAGGAGATCGGGCGGATCTTCGGGGTGACCCGGGAGCGGATACGGCAGATCGAGTCGAAGACGCTGAACAAGCTGCGGGATCACGCCTTCGCGGACCAGTTGAGGGGATACCTGGACTGA
- a CDS encoding ABC transporter ATP-binding protein translates to MAGPMGRMMAGGGPETRSIDFKVSGRRLLAQFKPERLTLYAMLCCVVLSVGLNVVGPKILGEATDLVFAGIIGRQMPAGASKEEVLAGMRERGEGQVADMLRSTDFTPGEGIDFTAVGHVLLIAVGVFLVAGLLMAVATRLVNRTVNRTMFRMREDVQTKMSRLPLSYFDKRQRGEVLSRATNDIDNIGQTLQQSMGQLINSLLTIIGVLAMMFWVSWLLALVALVTVPLSFVVATRVGKRSQPHFVQQWRTTGKLNAHIEEMYTGHNLVKVFGRQDESAAQFAEQNEALYEAGFKAQFNSGVMQPLMMFVSNLNYVLVAVVGGLRVATGSLSIGDVQAFIQYSRQFSMPLTQVASMANLVQSGVASAERIFELLDAEEQEADPVPSAKPEELRGRVALEHVSFRYDPDKPLIDDLSLKVEPGHTVAIVGPTGAGKTTLVNLLMRFYDVSGGRITLDGVDISTMSRDDLRAGIGMVLQDTWLFGGTIAENIAYGAAREVTPGEIEEAARAAHADRFIRTLPEGYDTVIDDEGSGVSAGEKQLITIARAFLSDPVILVLDEATSSVDTRTEVLIQKAMAKLAHGRTSFVIAHRLSTIRDADTILVMENGSIVEQGTHTDLLEADGAYARLYKAQFAQAVAEVD, encoded by the coding sequence ATGGCCGGGCCCATGGGGCGCATGATGGCGGGCGGCGGTCCCGAGACCCGGTCGATCGACTTCAAGGTGTCCGGCAGGCGGCTGCTCGCCCAGTTCAAGCCGGAGCGGCTCACCCTCTACGCGATGCTGTGCTGTGTCGTGCTGAGCGTCGGCCTCAACGTGGTCGGGCCGAAGATCCTCGGCGAGGCCACCGACCTGGTCTTCGCGGGCATCATCGGACGGCAGATGCCGGCCGGCGCCAGCAAGGAAGAGGTCCTCGCGGGGATGCGGGAGCGCGGCGAGGGTCAGGTCGCCGACATGCTCCGCAGCACCGACTTCACACCCGGCGAGGGCATCGACTTCACTGCCGTGGGGCACGTCCTGCTCATCGCGGTCGGGGTGTTCCTCGTGGCGGGGCTGCTGATGGCGGTCGCGACCCGGCTGGTCAACCGGACCGTCAACCGCACGATGTTCCGGATGCGCGAGGACGTGCAGACGAAGATGTCGCGACTGCCGCTGTCGTACTTCGACAAGCGCCAGCGCGGTGAGGTCCTGTCCCGCGCCACCAACGACATCGACAACATCGGCCAGACCCTCCAGCAGTCGATGGGCCAGCTGATCAACTCGCTGCTCACCATCATCGGTGTGCTCGCGATGATGTTCTGGGTGTCCTGGCTGCTGGCCCTGGTCGCGCTGGTCACCGTGCCGCTGTCGTTCGTCGTCGCCACCCGCGTGGGCAAGCGCTCGCAGCCGCACTTCGTGCAGCAGTGGCGCACCACCGGCAAGCTCAACGCCCACATCGAGGAGATGTACACCGGGCACAACCTGGTGAAGGTGTTCGGCCGCCAGGACGAGTCGGCCGCACAGTTCGCCGAGCAGAACGAGGCGCTGTACGAGGCCGGGTTCAAGGCGCAGTTCAACAGCGGGGTCATGCAGCCGCTGATGATGTTCGTCTCGAACCTCAACTACGTGCTGGTGGCGGTCGTGGGCGGGCTGCGGGTCGCGACCGGCTCCCTGTCCATCGGTGACGTGCAGGCCTTCATCCAGTACTCCCGCCAGTTCTCGATGCCGCTGACGCAGGTCGCGTCGATGGCGAACCTCGTGCAGTCGGGTGTCGCCTCGGCCGAGCGGATCTTCGAACTCCTGGACGCGGAGGAGCAGGAGGCCGATCCGGTCCCGAGCGCGAAGCCGGAGGAACTGCGCGGGCGGGTCGCCCTGGAGCACGTCTCCTTCCGCTACGACCCCGACAAGCCGCTCATCGACGACCTCTCCCTGAAGGTCGAACCCGGGCACACGGTCGCGATCGTCGGCCCGACGGGAGCCGGAAAGACCACCCTGGTCAACCTGCTCATGCGGTTCTACGACGTCTCGGGCGGCCGGATCACCCTCGACGGCGTGGACATCTCGACGATGTCCCGGGACGACCTGCGCGCCGGGATCGGCATGGTCCTCCAGGACACCTGGCTGTTCGGCGGCACGATCGCGGAGAACATCGCGTACGGCGCCGCGCGCGAGGTCACCCCGGGCGAGATCGAGGAGGCGGCCCGGGCGGCCCACGCGGACCGGTTCATCCGGACCCTGCCCGAGGGCTACGACACCGTGATCGACGACGAGGGTAGCGGGGTGAGCGCGGGCGAGAAGCAGCTCATCACCATCGCCCGGGCGTTCCTGTCGGACCCGGTGATCCTGGTCCTCGACGAGGCGACGAGTTCGGTGGACACCCGTACCGAGGTCCTGATCCAGAAGGCGATGGCCAAACTGGCGCACGGCCGCACGTCGTTCGTCATCGCGCACCGCCTGTCGACGATCCGGGACGCGGACACGATCCTCGTCATGGAGAACGGCTCGATCGTCGAACAGGGCACGCACACGGACCTGTTGGAGGCCGACGGGGCGTACGCGCGCCTGTACAAGGCCCAGTTCGCGCAGGCGGTGGCGGAAGTGGATTAG
- a CDS encoding ABC transporter ATP-binding protein — protein MLIRLLRTYLRPYKKPIALLVLLQFLQTCATLYLPTLNADIIDNGVVNGDTGYILSFGALMIGISLAQVVCNIGAVFYGARTAAALGRDLRASVFDRVQSFSAREVGQFGAPTLITRTTNDVQQVQMLALMTFTLLVSAPIMCVGGIVLALGLDVPLSAVLVAVVPTLGICVTLIVRRLRPLFRAMQVRLDTVNRVLREQITGNRVIRAFVRDEYEEDRFRKANTDLTEMSLKTGNLLALMFPVVMTTVNLSSIAVVWFGAHRIDSGGMQIGDLTAFLAYLMQIVMSVMMATFMFMMVPRAEVCAERIQEVLDTSSSVVPPVAPVRELRRHGHLELRGAGFRYPGAEEPVLKAIDLVARPGEVTAVIGSTGSGKSTLLGLVPRLFDATDGEVLVDGTEVSTIDPKLLAKTVGLVPQKPYLFAGTVATNLRYGNPDATDEELWHALEVAQAKDFVERLENGLDSPIAQGGSNVSGGQRQRLAIARTLVQRPEIYLFDDSFSALDYATDAALRAALAEETAEATVVIVAQRVATIRDADRIVVLDEGRVVGTGTHRELMADNETYREIVLSQLTEAEAA, from the coding sequence GTGCTCATACGACTTCTGCGGACCTATCTCAGGCCCTACAAGAAACCCATCGCCCTCCTGGTGCTGCTGCAGTTCCTCCAGACCTGCGCCACCCTCTACCTGCCCACGCTCAACGCGGACATCATCGACAACGGTGTCGTGAACGGCGACACCGGCTACATCCTGAGCTTCGGCGCTCTGATGATCGGCATCTCGCTGGCGCAGGTGGTGTGCAACATCGGGGCCGTGTTCTACGGCGCCCGGACCGCCGCCGCGCTCGGCCGGGACCTGCGGGCGTCGGTCTTCGACCGGGTGCAGTCGTTCTCGGCGCGCGAGGTGGGCCAGTTCGGCGCGCCCACGCTGATCACCCGTACGACCAATGACGTGCAGCAGGTCCAGATGCTGGCCCTGATGACGTTCACCCTGCTGGTGTCGGCGCCCATCATGTGTGTCGGCGGCATCGTGCTGGCACTCGGTCTGGACGTACCGCTGTCCGCCGTGCTGGTGGCCGTGGTGCCGACGCTGGGCATCTGCGTGACGTTGATCGTACGACGGCTGCGGCCGCTGTTCCGGGCCATGCAGGTGCGGCTCGACACGGTGAACCGGGTGCTGCGCGAGCAGATCACCGGCAACCGGGTCATCCGGGCGTTCGTGCGGGACGAGTACGAGGAGGACCGCTTCCGGAAGGCGAACACCGACCTGACGGAGATGTCCCTCAAGACCGGCAACCTGCTCGCGCTGATGTTCCCGGTCGTGATGACGACGGTGAACCTGTCGTCGATCGCCGTGGTGTGGTTCGGCGCCCACCGCATCGACAGCGGCGGGATGCAGATCGGTGATCTGACGGCGTTCCTCGCCTATCTGATGCAGATCGTCATGTCCGTGATGATGGCCACCTTCATGTTCATGATGGTGCCGCGCGCGGAGGTGTGCGCCGAGCGCATCCAGGAGGTCCTCGACACCTCGTCGAGCGTGGTCCCGCCCGTCGCTCCCGTACGTGAGCTGCGCCGGCACGGGCATCTGGAGTTGCGGGGTGCGGGCTTCCGCTACCCGGGCGCCGAGGAGCCGGTGCTCAAGGCGATCGACCTGGTGGCCCGGCCCGGCGAGGTGACCGCCGTGATCGGCTCGACCGGCAGCGGCAAGTCCACCCTGCTGGGGCTGGTGCCGCGGCTGTTCGACGCGACCGACGGCGAGGTGCTCGTCGACGGCACCGAGGTGTCGACCATCGATCCGAAGCTACTGGCCAAGACCGTCGGACTCGTGCCGCAGAAGCCGTACCTCTTCGCGGGCACGGTCGCCACGAACCTTCGCTACGGCAATCCGGACGCCACGGACGAGGAGCTGTGGCACGCGCTGGAGGTGGCGCAGGCCAAGGACTTCGTCGAGCGCCTGGAGAACGGGCTCGACTCCCCCATCGCCCAGGGCGGCAGCAACGTCTCCGGCGGTCAGCGCCAGCGGCTCGCCATCGCGCGCACGCTCGTGCAGCGGCCGGAGATCTACCTCTTCGACGACTCCTTCTCCGCCCTCGACTACGCGACCGACGCCGCCCTGCGCGCCGCGCTCGCCGAGGAGACCGCGGAGGCGACCGTCGTGATCGTCGCCCAGCGGGTGGCCACCATCCGCGACGCCGACCGGATCGTCGTCCTCGACGAGGGCCGGGTCGTCGGCACCGGCACCCACCGCGAACTGATGGCGGACAACGAGACCTACCGGGAGATCGTGCTCTCCCAGCTCACGGAAGCGGAGGCTGCCTGA
- a CDS encoding FGGY family carbohydrate kinase has translation MGIVAGLDSSPEFTRIVVCDADTGAVLKQGYAPHPVEGRPSDVDPQAWLLSLGEAAGGGLLEGVQAIGVSSQQNAVVPLDAQGNTVRPAMVGGDKRAQVAAADLVDALGGREAWAQAVGCVPQAAQPVTKLRWLNKTEPDAALRTAVLLQAHDWLVWQLLGRPVRRTTDRGGASGTGYWSAAAGAYRADLVELALGHQAMLPEVIGPADAAGTTPEGLLISAGTGETMAAAFGLGIGLGDAVVSLGASGSVMAVHHEALVDNTGMITSLADATGMHLPVVTTLNAVRTLRGAAEMLGLGDLESLSDLAMKSTPGAHGLVLLPYLEGERTPNLPHTAGTLSGLRRESMKPEHLARAAFEGMLCGLADALDVLRGRGVEVRRVFLLGAAAELSAVQAAAPALFGAQVVVPQPADYAAIGAARQAAWALGVSQGTLDPRTPPMWQGPAGQVLEPGEELAVGQAVRQQYVSVREQTYPGAFR, from the coding sequence ATGGGGATAGTCGCCGGGTTGGACAGCTCGCCCGAATTCACTCGCATCGTCGTCTGCGACGCGGACACCGGTGCCGTGCTCAAACAGGGGTACGCGCCCCACCCGGTCGAGGGCCGTCCATCCGACGTCGACCCCCAGGCGTGGCTCCTCTCCCTCGGCGAAGCCGCCGGTGGCGGTCTCCTGGAGGGCGTGCAGGCCATCGGCGTGTCCTCGCAGCAGAACGCCGTCGTGCCCCTCGACGCCCAGGGCAACACCGTGCGCCCCGCCATGGTCGGCGGCGACAAGCGCGCGCAGGTCGCCGCGGCCGACCTCGTCGACGCGCTCGGCGGGCGCGAGGCGTGGGCGCAGGCGGTGGGGTGTGTGCCGCAGGCCGCGCAGCCCGTGACCAAGCTGCGCTGGCTGAACAAGACCGAACCGGACGCCGCCCTGCGCACCGCCGTTCTGCTCCAGGCGCACGACTGGCTGGTGTGGCAGTTGCTCGGCCGGCCGGTGAGACGGACCACCGACCGCGGTGGCGCCTCCGGGACCGGCTACTGGTCCGCCGCCGCCGGCGCCTACCGCGCCGACCTCGTGGAGCTGGCCCTCGGCCACCAGGCGATGCTGCCGGAGGTGATCGGCCCGGCGGACGCGGCCGGTACGACCCCGGAGGGGCTGCTGATCTCCGCGGGGACGGGCGAGACCATGGCCGCCGCTTTCGGCCTCGGGATCGGGCTCGGGGATGCCGTCGTGTCGCTGGGCGCGTCCGGGTCCGTGATGGCGGTGCACCACGAGGCGCTCGTCGACAACACCGGGATGATCACCTCCCTGGCCGACGCGACCGGCATGCACCTGCCCGTCGTCACCACCCTGAACGCCGTACGGACCCTGCGCGGGGCCGCCGAGATGCTCGGCCTCGGTGATCTGGAGAGCCTGTCGGACCTGGCCATGAAGTCGACGCCGGGCGCCCACGGCCTCGTACTGCTGCCTTATCTGGAAGGCGAGCGGACGCCGAACCTGCCGCACACGGCGGGGACGCTGAGCGGGCTGCGGCGGGAGTCGATGAAGCCGGAGCACCTGGCGCGGGCCGCGTTCGAGGGGATGCTGTGCGGGCTCGCCGACGCGCTCGACGTGCTGCGCGGGCGGGGGGTCGAGGTGCGGCGGGTCTTCCTGCTGGGGGCCGCCGCCGAGCTGTCCGCCGTACAGGCCGCCGCGCCCGCGCTGTTCGGCGCGCAGGTCGTCGTGCCGCAGCCGGCGGACTACGCGGCGATCGGTGCGGCCCGGCAGGCGGCGTGGGCGCTCGGGGTGTCGCAGGGCACCCTCGACCCGCGCACCCCGCCGATGTGGCAGGGCCCGGCCGGACAGGTCCTGGAGCCGGGCGAGGAACTGGCGGTGGGGCAGGCGGTGCGGCAGCAGTACGTGTCGGTGCGGGAGCAGACGTATCCGGGGGCCTTCCGCTAG
- a CDS encoding YtxH domain-containing protein: protein MRYKLTFVVGLTLGYVLGTRAGRERYEQLKKSARQVAQNPAVRNTAETAAQQGRQFAGKAYHVVSDKVGDRVPESVTQRVRSLRDRNTNGTAQDDWGTSPT from the coding sequence ATGCGCTACAAGCTCACGTTCGTGGTCGGACTGACTCTGGGGTACGTGCTGGGCACCCGTGCCGGGCGCGAGCGCTACGAACAGTTGAAGAAGTCCGCCCGTCAGGTCGCCCAGAACCCCGCCGTCCGCAACACCGCGGAGACGGCGGCCCAGCAGGGCCGCCAGTTCGCCGGCAAGGCGTACCACGTGGTCAGTGACAAGGTGGGCGACCGAGTGCCGGAGTCCGTGACCCAGCGGGTGCGCTCGCTGAGGGATCGCAACACGAACGGCACCGCCCAGGACGACTGGGGCACCAGCCCCACGTGA
- a CDS encoding alpha/beta hydrolase, translating to MSDTHATAPTRYIEVDGDRFAYRRWGKPSGVPIFLVQHFRGGMDHWDPLLTDSLAEGREVILFNGRGIASSSGTPRNRMEDMADDIAVVIRALGLEQVDLLGFSIGGLQVQEVALRHPQLVRKLLLLGTGLRGGDPTMDPKVPEVALNPVHSLEDFLFLFFGRSEAAVEAGRAFWERRHQRADQDPPSSPAVGQAQFEAFTAYGEPLPGENPYAFLNAITQPTLVLNGTNDVMIASINSWHLAQNIPNAQLLIYPDAGHAAHFQYPERFLKHALQFLDE from the coding sequence ATGAGCGATACGCATGCCACCGCACCGACTCGGTACATCGAGGTCGACGGCGACCGGTTCGCCTACCGCCGCTGGGGCAAGCCCTCCGGCGTCCCGATCTTCCTGGTCCAGCACTTCCGCGGGGGAATGGACCACTGGGACCCCCTGCTCACCGACAGCCTGGCCGAAGGCCGAGAGGTCATCCTTTTCAACGGGCGCGGCATCGCCTCCTCATCCGGCACCCCGCGCAACCGGATGGAGGACATGGCCGACGACATCGCCGTGGTCATCCGGGCGCTGGGGCTGGAGCAGGTCGATCTGCTCGGCTTCTCCATCGGCGGTTTGCAGGTGCAGGAGGTCGCGCTGCGCCACCCGCAGTTGGTGCGCAAGCTCCTTCTGCTCGGCACCGGCCTGCGCGGCGGGGACCCGACGATGGACCCCAAGGTGCCCGAGGTGGCTCTGAATCCGGTCCACAGCCTGGAGGACTTCCTCTTCCTGTTCTTCGGCCGCTCCGAGGCCGCGGTCGAAGCCGGCCGGGCCTTCTGGGAGCGACGCCACCAGCGGGCCGACCAGGACCCGCCGAGCTCGCCCGCAGTCGGGCAGGCACAGTTCGAAGCGTTCACCGCCTACGGGGAACCGCTGCCCGGCGAGAACCCCTACGCCTTCCTGAACGCGATCACCCAGCCGACACTGGTCCTCAACGGCACGAACGACGTGATGATCGCCTCGATCAACTCCTGGCACCTCGCGCAGAACATCCCGAACGCCCAACTGCTGATCTACCCCGACGCCGGGCACGCAGCGCACTTCCAGTACCCCGAGCGGTTCCTGAAGCACGCGCTTCAGTTCCTCGACGAGTAA
- a CDS encoding TetR family transcriptional regulator: MRVTKAQAEQNRAHIVETAARLFRERGYDGVGVAELMAAAGFTHGGFYKHFRSKADLMTEASATGLSQTAARTEGLNPAEFVESYVSREHRDRRDDGCTIAALSGDAARQPANLRTEFAAGIENLLTALQSQSATPGDADQRAARTTVIDMLAHSIGAIVLSRACPDDSPLADEILDVCRQGILASLAHGSSDQPAARRPEA, translated from the coding sequence ATGCGAGTGACCAAGGCGCAGGCGGAGCAGAACCGTGCGCACATCGTCGAGACAGCCGCCAGGCTGTTCCGCGAGCGCGGCTATGACGGTGTCGGCGTGGCAGAACTGATGGCAGCCGCCGGGTTCACCCATGGCGGGTTCTACAAGCACTTCCGCTCCAAGGCCGACCTCATGACCGAAGCGTCCGCAACCGGGCTCTCACAGACCGCGGCACGGACAGAAGGTCTGAACCCCGCCGAGTTCGTCGAGAGCTACGTCTCCCGGGAGCATCGCGACAGGCGCGATGACGGCTGCACCATCGCGGCCCTCAGCGGCGACGCCGCACGTCAGCCGGCGAACCTCAGAACAGAGTTCGCCGCCGGGATCGAGAACCTGCTGACGGCCCTTCAGTCCCAAAGCGCTACGCCGGGGGATGCGGACCAGCGCGCGGCCCGCACCACGGTGATCGACATGCTCGCCCATTCGATCGGCGCGATCGTGTTGTCGCGGGCGTGCCCAGATGATTCTCCGCTGGCGGACGAAATCCTCGATGTCTGCCGCCAGGGGATTCTCGCCTCGCTGGCGCACGGCAGCAGCGATCAGCCGGCGGCACGGCGTCCGGAAGCCTGA
- a CDS encoding alpha-L-rhamnosidase C-terminal domain-containing protein — protein sequence MLTRSDRDVRRCPLLAQPGRRPHRDLRGFQHFVLQPHIDPTARITQVSGSHESPYGEIRSEWKMEDGGGSLVYDALVPANSEATLRLSVISADAVREGRTPLARVDGVRLLGHKDGVASYKLPSGRYHLTARLR from the coding sequence ATGCTGACGCGCTCTGATCGAGACGTTCGCCGTTGCCCTCTCCTGGCCCAGCCGGGCCGCCGCCCGCACCGCGATCTTCGCGGCTTCCAGCACTTCGTCCTGCAACCCCACATCGATCCCACCGCCAGGATCACGCAGGTGTCGGGCTCGCACGAGTCGCCGTACGGCGAGATCAGGAGCGAGTGGAAGATGGAGGACGGAGGCGGGAGCCTTGTGTACGACGCGCTCGTGCCCGCCAACAGCGAGGCGACGCTGCGCCTTTCAGTCATCTCCGCCGACGCCGTCCGCGAAGGACGGACTCCGCTGGCCCGAGTGGACGGGGTGCGTCTCCTCGGCCACAAGGACGGTGTGGCCTCGTACAAGTTGCCCTCGGGCCGATATCACCTGACCGCCCGGCTCCGCTGA
- the dctA gene encoding C4-dicarboxylate transporter DctA: MSRNDAAPGTVTTPPGRIRRLLSLLYVQCLIGVFAGAAVGWLWPSFGADLKPLGDGFIALVRMMIAPVIFCTVVHGIASMGNARAVGRVSLKALIYFEVLTTVAMVIGLVVVNLVQPGVGLHVEVSTLSTEGLPPEATQSHESVAAFVLSTIPDTLISALTGHEILPVLLVSVLFGFGLNAVGEAGAGITQGIEKLSKVLFTLIRWIMRLAPIGAFGSMAFTIGNYGLDTLRHLFLLVGSFWLTALFFVLVVLGTVMRINGLRLLPFLRYIKEELLIVLGTSSSEPVLPRMMAKLQHAGASKPVVGITLPAGYSFNLDGTAIYLTMGSVFLAQALGIDLSLTQQLSMLAVMLLTSKGAAGVTGSGFIALAATLSAVPHVPVAALALIFGVDRFMSEARALTSVVGNGVATLAVAKWEGELDEDRARAVLRGEIPYTSAPEADHAPAPHADPAPGEKAGDADVKEAAGTDRAPVPAVG, translated from the coding sequence ATGAGCCGCAACGACGCCGCCCCGGGCACCGTCACCACTCCACCCGGCCGCATCCGCCGACTGCTGTCCCTGCTCTACGTCCAGTGCCTCATCGGTGTCTTCGCCGGAGCTGCCGTCGGCTGGCTGTGGCCGTCGTTCGGAGCCGACCTGAAGCCCTTGGGCGACGGCTTCATCGCGCTGGTACGCATGATGATCGCGCCGGTCATCTTCTGTACCGTCGTCCATGGCATCGCCTCCATGGGCAACGCGCGTGCCGTGGGCCGAGTCAGTCTCAAGGCCCTGATCTACTTCGAGGTGCTGACGACCGTCGCCATGGTGATCGGCCTGGTCGTCGTCAACCTCGTCCAGCCCGGCGTCGGACTGCACGTCGAGGTCTCCACCCTCTCCACCGAGGGCCTGCCGCCGGAGGCGACCCAGAGCCACGAGAGCGTCGCCGCGTTCGTCCTCTCCACGATTCCGGACACCCTCATCAGCGCGTTGACCGGCCACGAGATCCTGCCGGTGCTGCTGGTCTCGGTCCTGTTCGGCTTCGGGCTGAACGCCGTCGGCGAGGCGGGTGCGGGGATCACCCAGGGCATCGAGAAGCTGTCCAAGGTCCTTTTCACGCTCATCCGATGGATCATGCGGCTCGCCCCGATCGGCGCTTTCGGCTCCATGGCCTTCACCATCGGCAACTACGGCCTGGACACCCTGCGGCACCTTTTCCTGCTGGTCGGCTCCTTCTGGCTCACTGCCCTGTTCTTCGTCCTGGTCGTCCTCGGGACGGTCATGCGCATCAACGGCCTGCGTCTGCTGCCCTTCCTCCGCTACATCAAGGAAGAGCTGCTGATCGTCCTGGGTACCTCGTCCTCCGAGCCGGTGCTGCCGCGCATGATGGCCAAACTGCAGCACGCCGGAGCCTCCAAACCGGTCGTGGGCATCACGCTGCCCGCCGGATACTCCTTCAACCTCGACGGCACCGCGATCTACCTGACCATGGGCTCGGTGTTCCTCGCCCAGGCCCTCGGCATCGACCTCAGCCTCACCCAGCAACTGTCGATGCTCGCCGTCATGCTGCTCACCTCCAAGGGCGCCGCAGGCGTCACCGGCTCCGGCTTCATCGCCCTGGCCGCCACCCTCAGCGCCGTTCCGCACGTCCCCGTCGCCGCCCTGGCGCTCATCTTCGGCGTCGACCGCTTCATGTCCGAGGCCCGTGCCCTGACCAGCGTGGTCGGCAACGGCGTCGCCACCCTGGCGGTAGCCAAGTGGGAGGGGGAACTGGATGAGGACCGCGCCAGGGCCGTCCTGCGCGGCGAGATTCCGTACACCTCCGCCCCCGAGGCCGATCACGCCCCCGCGCCGCACGCCGATCCCGCACCGGGTGAGAAGGCCGGGGACGCCGACGTCAAGGAAGCGGCCGGAACGGACCGCGCCCCCGTGCCGGCCGTCGGCTGA